One stretch of Lentisphaerota bacterium DNA includes these proteins:
- a CDS encoding ABC transporter ATP-binding protein: MAVPIRIHQVVKRFGSVRALDGVSLEVDAGELFFLLGPSGCGKTTLLRCLAGFCIPETGSVAMGGRDVTNLPPYLRDTGMVFQSYALWPHLTLFENVAFGLEMRQAGPAEVRRRTLDALDRVHLLDRAQARPNQLSGGQQQRVALARALVVEPQCLLLDEPLSNLDAKLRLEMRTDIRRICKQAGLTAVYVTHDQKEALSIADRLAVMRNGRIEQTGTPAEVYRHPVNAFVAGFIGEGNFIDGTVLRDEGTILRIRTSAGLLAASATADAPRPGAAVRLCIRPESFRFDRPPSDCPNTFNGRLLSTVYQGEMAQHELTLATEAGAWEIRAFELNPRQPVATNETAIWADPEQVIVLPAEAALGEAARA; the protein is encoded by the coding sequence ATGGCTGTTCCGATTCGCATTCATCAGGTGGTCAAGCGGTTCGGTTCCGTCCGGGCGCTGGACGGCGTGTCGCTGGAGGTGGACGCGGGCGAGCTTTTCTTCCTCCTTGGCCCGAGCGGGTGCGGCAAGACGACGCTGCTGCGGTGCCTCGCCGGCTTCTGCATCCCCGAAACGGGGTCGGTCGCCATGGGCGGGCGTGACGTGACCAACCTGCCGCCGTATCTGCGCGACACGGGGATGGTGTTCCAGAGTTATGCGTTGTGGCCGCACCTGACCCTCTTCGAGAATGTCGCCTTCGGACTGGAGATGCGCCAGGCTGGCCCGGCGGAGGTGCGGCGGCGGACGCTGGACGCCCTGGACCGGGTGCATCTGCTCGACCGCGCGCAGGCCCGTCCCAACCAGCTTTCAGGCGGCCAGCAGCAGCGGGTGGCGCTCGCCCGAGCGCTGGTCGTCGAACCGCAGTGCCTGCTGCTCGATGAGCCGCTCTCCAACCTCGACGCGAAGCTGCGGCTGGAGATGCGGACGGATATCCGGCGCATCTGCAAGCAGGCCGGGCTGACGGCCGTGTATGTGACGCACGATCAGAAGGAGGCGTTGTCGATCGCCGACCGGTTGGCCGTGATGCGCAACGGGCGGATTGAGCAGACCGGCACCCCGGCCGAGGTCTACCGGCATCCGGTCAACGCCTTTGTCGCGGGTTTCATCGGCGAGGGGAACTTCATTGACGGCACCGTGCTGCGCGACGAGGGGACGATCCTGCGCATCCGCACATCGGCGGGGCTGCTGGCCGCTTCGGCCACTGCCGATGCACCCCGGCCGGGCGCGGCGGTCCGTCTCTGCATCCGGCCCGAGTCTTTCCGCTTCGACCGTCCGCCGTCCGATTGTCCCAACACCTTCAACGGCCGCCTGCTGAGCACGGTCTATCAGGGCGAAATGGCCCAGCATGAACTGACTCTGGCGACCGAGGCCGGCGCGTGGGAGATCCGCGCGTTCGAACTGAATCCGCGCCAGCCCGTCGCGACGAATGAAACGGCCATCTGGGCCGACCCGGAACAGGTGATCGTGTTGCCCGCCGAGGCGGCGCTCGGGGAGGCGGCACGCGCATGA